The genomic interval aaacatctcagcgatccactcgtgttaaagggtcgtttttggttttttttgttttccaaatgacggaaatctgTTACAGCGATGGAGAattaatgtggaggaaatgctccgcttgaatcggaagcctgaaattttcctttgatcttcattttccctcttacttctcttcgtgttcatgccggttgttattttgatttatgcagcacacgcatgaccatagtgagaccaaacgtacacattgtgaatgaaactgtccgtgctctgtggtagatcgcaaactgcggtgaaatgatacaggcgtaagcagcgataatagcagcgacctagccggggcggagtctacGAGGtgtgctcctttgagaggcagaggagcgcaatctttgttggatttgaatcagtacgttttgcatccaataaaagcaaagatgttaacaaagaAATTGGACAGtaatctggctctcttccacagcatgtctttctctcccctcagcccaactggtcgcggcagatgactgcccctccctgagcctggttctgctggaggtttcttcctgttaaaagggagtttttcctttccactgtcaccaagtgctgctcataggtggtcgttttgactgttgggttttctctgtattattgtagggtctttacccacaatacaaagcgccttgaggcgacagtttgttgtgatttggcgctatataaataaaattgaattgaattgaatttagtgatatttccacagctgtggtcttgactggtcgtAAACTTGTTTCTTGTATACAAACAAACTGCTAACAGAGAGGTGGTCGCTAATGAGGCCGACCCTCTGAGCGCAGCAGCTTACTGTCTCAGAACAGAGACTGACCGCTGCAGCATCAGCATATTCCACTCCTCTGGGAGCATCATGCCATTGGCCACTTTTGGCCACTGGAGGGTAacaagcctgttttgaaaatacaaaaaaaaaaaaaaagaagcagaaagcagagatatttgtgttaaaatgtaggAAGTAAAAGCAAAAAGTTTTACTTCCTACAAGAAAAACAGATACTCAAGTatagatacctgaaaattctacttaagtacagcagcaaagtatttttactttgtttcctCCCATCTCTGCTAGTGACTTTGTACTGTTTGAAGAGGCCTCCAGTCACttctagtgttgtagtactcgagatcggtgttggtctcgagaccgctttttgatggtctcggtcttgtcatggactcggaccttgtggactctggattttatttcaagaccagtcaagaccacagctgtggaaatatcactaaattcaattcaattcaattttatttatatagcgccaaatcacaacaaactgtcgcctcaaggcgctttgtattgtgggtaaagaccctacaataatacagagaaaacccaacagtcaaaacgaccccctatgagcagcacttggagacagtggaaaggaaaaactcccttttaacaggaagaaacctccagcagaaccaggctcagggagggggggtcatctgccgtgaccggttgggctgaggggagagaaagacatgctgtggaagagagccagagattaatatcaattaatgattaaatgcagagtggagtataaacaaagtaaatacgGTGAATGacaaacagtgcattatgtgaaccccccagcagactaggcctatagcagcataactaagggatggttcagggtcacctgatccagccctaactataagctttatcataaaggaaagttttaagcctaatcttaaaaatagagagggtgtctgtctcccgaatccaagctggaagctggttccacagaagaggcgcctgaaagctgaaggctctgcctcccattctactcttaagtatcctaggaaccacaagtaagccagcagtctgagagagaagtgctctattggggtgatatggtactacgaggtctttgagataagatggtgcctgattatataagaccttgtatgtgaggagaagaattttaaattctattctagatttaacagggagccaatgaagagaagccaatatgggagaaatctgctctctctttctagtccctgtcagtactctagctgcagcattttggatcagctgaaggcttttcagggagcttttaggacaggctgataataatgaattacaataatccagcctagaagtaataaatgcatgaatgagcttttcagcatcactctgagaaaggatgtttctaattttagaaatattgcgcaaatgcaaaaaagcggtcctacatatttgtttaatatgtgcattgaaggacatatcctggtcaaaaatgactccaagatttctcacagtgttactggaggccaaagtaatgccatccagagtaagtatctggttagacaccatgtttctaagatttgtggggacgagaacaagaatttcagttttatctgaatttagaagcaggaaattagaggtcatccaggccttaatgtctttaagacattcctgcagtttaactaattgatgtgtgtcatctggcttcattgataggtaaagctgggtatcatctgcataacaatgaaaattgatgcagtactttctaataatactgcctaagcaaagcatgtataatgtaaataaaattggtcctagcacagaaccctgtggaactccataattaaccttagtgtgtgaagaagactccccatttacatgaacaaattggagtctatgagataaatatgattcaaaccactgcagtgcagtacctttaatacctatagcaagctctaatctctgtaataaaatgttatggtcaacagtatcaaaagcggcactgaggtccaacaggacaagtacagagatgagtccactgtcagaggctctaagaagatcctttgtaaccttcactaatgctgtttctgtactgtgatgaattctgaaacctgactgaaactcttcaaataaaccgttcctctgcagatgatcagttagctgttttacaactactctttcaagaatctttgagagaaaaggaaggttggagattggcctataattagctaagacagctgggtcagtgatggctttttaagcagaggtttaattacagccaccttgaaggcctgtggtacatagccaactaataaagactgattgataatttttaagattgaagcatcaataattggaaagacttctttgaacagtctagtaggaatgggatctaacaaacatgttgctggtttggaggaagtaactattgaagttaactctgaaagatcaactggagcaaaagagtctaaacaaataccagcagtgctgaaagcagccgaacatgaagaataatctttgagatggttatgaataattttttctcgaatgtctaaaattttatttgtaaagaaatccatgaagtcactactacttaacgtgaaaggaatactcggctctacagagctctgactctttgtcagcctggctacagtgctgaaaagaaacctgaggttgttcttattttcttcaattaatgatgagtagtaagatgtcctagctttacggagggcttttttatagagcaacaaactctttttccaggctaaatgagcatcttctaatttagtgagacgccattccctctccagctttcgggttatctgctttaagctgtgcgtttgtgaattataccacggagtcaggcacttctgatttgaagctttccttttcagaggagccacagtatccaaagttatacgcagtgaggatgtaaaactattgacgagataatcgacctcactgggagcagagtttaggtagctgctctgcactgtgttggcacatggcactgaagagcacaacaatgaaggaattagatccttaaacttagttacagcactttcagaaagacttctactgtaataaaacttattccccactgctgtgtaatccattaaagtaaatgtaaatgttactaagaaatgatcagacaggagggggctttcagggaatactgttaagtcttcagtttctatgccatatgttaggacaagatctagagtatgattaaagtggtgggtgggctcctttacattttgagagaagccaattgaatctaacaatagatgaaatgcagtgttgaggctgtcattctcagcatctacatggatgttaaaatcacccactataattattttatctgaactgagcactaaatcagataaaaagtcagagaaatcagacagaaactctgagtaaggaccaagtggacgatagataataacaaattaaacatgtttttgattttcccaattaggatggacaagactaagagtcaggctttcaaaagaatgaaaactttgtctgggtctttgattaattaataagctggaattgaagattgcagctaatcctcctcctcgacctgtgcttcgagcattctgacagttactgtgactcgggggtgttgattcatttaaactaacatattcatcctgctgtaaccaggtttctgtaaggcagaataaatcaatacgttgatcaattattaaatcatttactaacagggacttggaagagagagacctaatgtttaacaatccacatttaattgttttattttttggtgcagttgatgaagctgtattatttattgtttttgaatttttatgcttaaatagttttttgctgattttagctttggattttggtggtctgggagcaggcaccgactctatggggatggggttttggggggatggcaggaggagagaagctgcagagaggcgtgtaagactgcaactctgcttcctggtctcaaccctgggtagtcagtttttaggagggttaataaatttggccagatttctagaaatgagagctgctccatccaaagtgggatggatgccgtctctcctaacaagaccaggttttccccagaaactttgccaattatctatgaagcccacgtcattttttggacaccactcagacagccagcgattcaaggagaacatgcggctaaacatgccgctcctggtctgattggggaggggcccagagaaaactacagagtccgacatcgttcttgcaaagttacacaccgagtcaatattaattttagtgacctccgattggcgtaaccgggtgtcattactgccgacgtgaataacgatcttaccaaatctacgattagccttagccagcagtttcaaatttccatgaatgtcgcctgctctggcccctggaagacatttgactatggtcgccggtgtctctagcttcacgtttctcaaaacagagtcgccaataaccagagtttgttcctcggcgggtgtgtcgccgagtggagaaaaacggttagagacgtgaacaggttggtggtgtacccggggcttctgcttaggactacgcttcctcctcaccgtcaccccgctggcctgttttccctgctgctcgggatctgctgggggggagctaacggcggctaagctaccatggtccgcacccgctacaggggcctggctagatacaggattttccagggtgcggagccgagtctccagttcagaaagcctggcctccagagctacaaacagactacatttattgatggaaagatctcgctcccattttgcagttgggagggatattgtatcattaatttttaataatagcTTATGTATTTTTGATgacaatttaggggtataaagatttagaaaatcTGTTACCAATACTGGGATTTCTAATTAGATTATTCTGAAGGGTGAACCAAATTCAAATTTCTGTAGAACTGCTAATAAATACTTCCAGTTAAcccagtcaaatgccttctctgcatctaaagagacaactgtggtttctattTATTAGTCTGTGTGTATTATTGGTGGAGTgtcgacccttgataaaacctgtttgatcaGGATGTATTATGAGTGgagtaatattttctaatcttctggcaaagacttttcaaattattttaaggtctacattaatgagagcgATTGGacggtagctggatgggagtgtggggtctttgcctggtttaagaagcaggctaatgttggCAGAGTTTATATTTGGAGATAGTGtgtgatcattctgaatctgagtcacgATTCTGAAAAAAGTGggtgctagctcagaccaaaattcgtTATAAAACTCAGCTGGAAAACCATGTGGACCTGGGGCGTTTTCTTATTTGGGAGAAGCTGTAGGGCTTCTTGGAATTCAGCCAGTGAAAGAGGTGAGTCCAGAGCTGCAACCTcttcatcatttagttttggtaaaTTTATACTGTTAAGAAATTCCTCAATAGCagtatcagatggattaatctgtgattagtataaagcttcataaaagtctttgtTGTGGGTCgtgagtaatgttaccagttgcATCTTTAACAGAAAGAATAGctggtttttctttatttagttttaactggttgaGGAGCAgaccaggaattttccagatttgttGATGCCAGGGAGAAGTTTCCTCACTGGGGCTGGAGTTGGCCAGTTTCCTGCCATCTGTTGGGAACACACCAGTGGCTCCTCTGAGTGTGCCACACGCTGGTTTTCTGTGAGTGTCACAGCTGCCTCCAGGCTCACTAGTCTGTGGTAGCGTACTCATTCTGTAATCCTCACCGGGAGCCCCTCTATGAACTGCTCAAGCACCACCAGTTGCATTAGTCAGCTTTCCACATCGGATGGCTCCGACTGCAGCCACCTGGCTGCCACATTCCCGAGCCGATGGGCGTAGGCAAAGGGATGATCTCCTGCCTCCATCTGGGAGCCCCGGAATCGACGCTGGTGCTCCTCTGGTGACAACCCCAACTGGTCCAACACCGCCACACGGATGTGCTTGAAGCTGCCCCACACAGCCGGGGGTAGACTCAGCACCGCTGTCTTGGCTTCTTCAGACAGCAGGGAAAGCAGCGCACCACCCAATCAGCCTCCAGCCTCTTGCATGCCTCGACTGTTGCCTCAAATATGTCCAGGAAGGACCGGGGATCAACAGCCTTCCACATTTTATGAAGTGTGATGGAGGAGATCGTGGTGACTGGGTGCAGTTGAACCCCAGACTCAGGCCAAGCCACCAGATTTTCCAGCACCTTAGTGTGCCGCTCAGCCTGGGCCTGCAGTATCTCCAGCTGCTGTTACTACACAACTTAggtctccttctcctccctctccATCCCGGTGTGCTACTGTGCATGCATAGGGAGCAACAGAATTAGTTGATGCTAGCCAGCTGAGTGAGACAACCTCTCTGCCACCACCCCACTgaacccactgcaccacccATGCCACTACAGTGGTTTATTGGGAGAGAAATTTAATGTgattttgtgtttccctgtttgcTGCTTCAttaatttcctttcatttttgaaaCATATGTTTGGAATGAATAAAAAACGTGCAATCAAGCTGAGGTGGACAGCATCTTCTGTGGGATCCAAGCCAGTTCAGCTGGCactgaagcaggaaaaaaactgtttaaagaaGTCAACATGCAGTATATCAGGAAAATGGAAGATTGTGAGAGAGGTAGGATTGTAGGAAAATTAATGAACATATTGATACAGAGGAATGGGGGGGAGGGGGTATCAGTGTCCAAAAGACATCGAGAGCAAGATGAGGGGAGGAGTTAAGAGAAGGTGTGAGCATCAGAGCATCAGTTACGTTACTAATTCTGTTTATTGCACTGCCCGAGCTGTAGCTCTCTGCAGGTCTGTGAATATGGATACACAGGGTGGAGCAGAGCTCTGCTTTCCACAACTCTTCAACACCTCTTGCAAGAAGCCTACAATTCCTCTGTCTCAAGTTGTGCTCTTTCAAATTCTGATGCCATTAATTTCTCTGCTCACTGTGGCTCTCAACCTGCTCGTCATCATCGCAGTCTCTCACTTCAGGCAGAgattcatctttttttaaactgctgctgtAACTTTACAAGGCTGACTCAGTTTGAGCCAATAATTAATGGTCTTGCTGCTCTTACATTTTAACATGTATACTGTTGCACAGTGATGGGCAAATGTCAGACCAGAAACCGCAAATTGTATTCTTTCTCCTATATTAATCTTCAGATTCTTTCCGCTGCAACCTCAGTATCTTTTAAGTGTCTATGGTGCCGAAAATATCTCCTTTGTAATAGTTGCttgaatattttcattttggtgATTTTTGGATTAATTACATTCTCCTATCTCTTTCCAGGCAGCTTCACACCCCCactaacatcctcctcctctctctggcgGTCACAGACTTTCTTGTTGGTTTCCTGTCTATGCCAGGAGATATCCTCCGAAACACAGCCTGCTGGTTTTCCAGTCAGCTCACATGTTCTCTGTATAATTATCTAtccttcttttttccctctgtttcaGTGGGAAACATGGTGCTGATATCAGTCGACCGCTATGTGGCTATTTGTGACCCTCTGCATTACCCCACCAGAATCACTGACAGAAGAGTTaaactctgtgtctgtctgtgttggctCTGCTCTGTTTTTTACTGCTATTTAATAGTAGGAAATAATCTGATTCAACCAGGCGTGCATAATTCCTGTTATGGAGAATGTATAATTTTCCTTGACTTCATTGCAGGAGTTGTTGATCTTGCTTTGTCCTTTATTGTTCCAGTTACTGTCATTGTAGTTCTGTATATGAGAGTGTTTGTGGTGGCCGTGTCTCAGGCCAGGGCCATGCGCTCTcatgttacagctgtcacactgcAGCTCTCAGTGAGTCGAACACCAAAGAAATCTGAGTTAAAAGCAGCCAGGACTCTTGGTGTTcttgttcttgtgtttctgaTATGTTTCTGCCCTTAttactgtgtttctcttttaggGGAAGAGTTGCTCAATAGTGTATCTGCATCTATTGTGTTCTATCTGTTTGATTTTCACTCCTTTCTTAACCCTTTGATCTATGCTATGTTCTACCCCTGGTTTAGAAAAGCTGTGAAACTAATTGTCACTCTGCAGGTACTGCAGCCTGGCTCCTGTGAGGTCAGCATGCTGTAGAAGCTCTAATCTGCTGTTCATGATCACAACTGAGTCAGCAGATGTTATAATACATTTTGCCTCTTAAAGAGAACTTTGGATTGTGTTCCTTATTGTGTATATTATAAAGAATGGAAATTATTACATATTTAGGGCATAGTAACTTCACAGTTCAATAACTATTTTCATCTTGTCAGATTTTTTATAgtaattgtgtgttttcctcCGCATTTGTCTCTTATTTTGTAATGCAATAAAAGTCCTCCTCTGAGGGAAGGTGCTACACCTTGAATCATAGCGCTAAGCAACAACACATATATGAAATGTACACCTGGTCACATCTGCACATCAACATTCATGCCCCTGTTGTTGCATGTGGCGTCACTGTTATTGATAccagagaaaggaaaggaattatgaggagagaagagaagtgCACTGAATTATCGTTTATACCAATAAACTGATACGCAAGTTACATTTACTGTTGGAGCTGCTCCAGATGGAagagtttttatcattttttttcatatattttttgatttattagtACTTTAAGAAAAAGGTtaaatggggttttttttcagtaatatCATTATAAACTATTTTCCTCACATATTGCAAGAAATATTCTCAGTCAGAGTCAAAGGATAAGAATGTGGCAGCAGGAGAGACAACAGATAAGCTCAGAACAAAAgtaataagtttaaaaaagcaatattttttaaaagattaatAGTTGTAatcttatttttaattgttataTAAAACTGCATCACATTTGAGTTGGTGGGGATAATATTAACCTAGTAAATATAGTTAGCTCATTGGTGTGTGTTATACAGAAGCATACTAACTAAAAATGTTTGATCCTTTTCTTTACACTGCTCCATAAACGCTGCCATGAATgcatcttgttttttgtttttttactgtacTTCATGTAGCCATACTTCAAATTGTGTATCACTTGTGCTCTCAGAATTACAAGTATCAGTAAGGAATATGAGACTCAACTGGAGTGTCAGGATGTCATATTTTCCATCCTgcctgctgatgatcagttttcTGGTTTAGAAGGTCATAAAAACTGAGTTAAGCGTCTTAGTCTGGTAGCACATACCACCACAAAGCCCTTGCAGCTTTTTTGATAACAGACAGAACTGACTGGAGGCCCCTTCAAACAGCACAAAGTCACTAGCAGAGATGGgagaaaacaaagtaaaaatactttgctgctgtacttaagtagaattatCAGGTATCTATACTTGAGTATctgtttttctgacaactttttacttttacttcctacATTTTAAGACAAATatcttttcaaaacaggcttgtTACTTTAACACATCTCCCAGTGGCCAAATGTGGCCAATGGTATGCCGCTCCCAGAGGAGTGGAACATGCTgatgctgcagcagtcagtctgTTCTGAGGGAGTAAGCTGCTGTGCTCAGAGGGTCGGCCTCATTAGCTACTACCTACAAGTTTATGTAAGCTTTTGTCTCACtctgcacacacaaatctgCATGTATGCAAATCTCCAAGGACAGCTCACTAAACAGTGTCTTTTTTACACTGCATGATTTAGGGCCACACAAAATAATACACAAAATAATCTAAGCTTGGCCAACAGAAATCAAATCTTAGGTCACGTGAGATTTGACTTGAATCCAACTGAACCCTTTGagtattaaagaaaaagaaagtgaaaacagAAGAACAGCTGAATGTGAACAGCAGAATCAAATCTGCTATCAAAATAAAGCAAGcatacaaaatatgaaaaatgcaaGAAACATTCATTTCTTTCAGATAAAGGTTTTACATCTGGACCTGCACATGTAATCTGTCTAACCTGTTTTCTATACAGTTAATTACTATTGTACTTTGGAGTCAAATGAAGCTTAATACAATCAttatctttgtgtttctgtcagcAGTGAATGTATTGATGCCTCTAGCTTTGTTCCCTCTCCAATCTTGTCAGAAGATGGCGCTCCTGACTAAATTTTGCAGTGCCAGAAAAAGAGATCAATACTGAAGTGAAGGCTGAATAAATGGGGCACTTAAACTGCAAGAGTTACTGTTTAGAAATCCTTACACTCTTATGTATTTACAATATGATAAGGCTGTTcagattatttttcttaaatatcTGTAAATAATGATCACAGTTGCTGGCTCATACAGTGGAGGCAGCAACCGTTCAATCCACAAGAGgtctctctttgtctgtctctgcACAATGCGTGCCACATTGAACATAACCCACTCCTTTATTTTCTTGAAGTCCTGTGCTGACTCGTTTTTAGTCAGTGTCTCATCTGCAGGTGAAAGGACACACTTCTTGGTCAGATGTTTGCCTCCTGTCTGAGCAAGGCTGAAGAGAGCAGCAGCTCCTGTGTTAACGATGTGTCTACAGTGAATTCTGTCTGcgtacaacaaaaaaaatgtaggt from Archocentrus centrarchus isolate MPI-CPG fArcCen1 chromosome 21, fArcCen1, whole genome shotgun sequence carries:
- the LOC115801096 gene encoding trace amine-associated receptor 13c-like; amino-acid sequence: MDTQGGAELCFPQLFNTSCKKPTIPLSQVVLFQILMPLISLLTVALNLLVIIAVSHFRQLHTPTNILLLSLAVTDFLVGFLSMPGDILRNTACWFSSQLTCSLYNYLSFFFPSVSVGNMVLISVDRYVAICDPLHYPTRITDRRVKLCVCLCWLCSVFYCYLIVGNNLIQPGVHNSCYGECIIFLDFIAGVVDLALSFIVPVTVIVVLYMRVFVVAVSQARAMRSHVTAVTLQLSVSRTPKKSELKAARTLGVLVLVFLICFCPYYCVSLLGEELLNSVSASIVFYLFDFHSFLNPLIYAMFYPWFRKAVKLIVTLQVLQPGSCEVSML